From a region of the Pongo pygmaeus isolate AG05252 chromosome 5, NHGRI_mPonPyg2-v2.0_pri, whole genome shotgun sequence genome:
- the PLN gene encoding cardiac phospholamban: MEKVQYLTRSAIRRASTIEMPQQARQNLQNLFINFCLILICLLLICIIVMLL, encoded by the coding sequence ATGGAGAAAGTCCAATACCTCACTCGCTCAGCTATAAGAAGAGCCTCAACCATTGAAATGCCTCAACAAGCACGTCAAAATCTACAGAATCTATTTATCAATTTCTGTCTCATCTTAATATGTCTCTTGCTGATCTGTATCATCGTGATGCTTCTCTGA